In the Streptomyces spororaveus genome, GGCGAGCAGTGAGCCGACCCCCATGGCGAAGACCATGACGGACAGCACGACCGACGCCTGGGTGACGGAGTCGCCGATGAGGTAGGTGCCGAGGGCGAGCAGCTCCAGCTCGTACACGAGCCCGCAGGCGGCGCAGATGAACACGGTGGCCAGGACGAGGAGTCGGCCGGTCCGGGGCCGTACGGGCAGGGCGGCCGGGACGGTCGCGGCGCGCCGAGGCTCCGGGGCCGGGAGTACCCGGCGCGGGACGGAACGGTCGATCATGCAGCGAACCGTACGTCACCGCTCACTCGCATCCGGTCACCCACATGGGTGTAAGTGGCTTACTGATCCGGCCAGTTGGCGTAACCATGGCGGGATAATCACGCCCCCGCGCCCACTACAGCAGCGCGGGCGATTCCAGGGCCGCCTCGGCGGGCGCCCCGATCCGTACGCCCACCCGGGTCCGGGTGGCCACGAGCTGGCCCTCCTGCGGGTACGCGTGCCAGGTCCGCCAGCGCACCTGGCCCTCGTGGCGCTGCGCGAGCATGGCGGTGAAGGCGTGCGGACTTCCGGGAAAGGTGCCCGCTAGTCCGTTCGGGTGGTCCGCCACCAGTGCGAGCAGCTCCTGGGCCCGCCCGGCGAACGAGCCCCGGGAGAGGGTCTCGACCCGTGCGGCGAACTCGTACTCCCAGTCGCCCGCCCGCTTGGCCACGCCGAGCGGCAGCGGCGTACTGCTGCCGGGCATACAGGCGACGGTCTCCGAACAGGACACCTCCCCCTCCTCCAGAAGCACCTGGTGGGACGCCCCGAGCAGGCGCAACTCCACCTTCGCCCCCGAAAGTTCGAGGTTCAGTACGGCCAGGGCGGGCAGCCGGTCCCGTCCCAGGGCCCAGGCGAGATCGGCGGCACGCGTGTCGGTGTATGAGGTCTGGAGGGTCGTGAGCATGAGTCGGCTCCGCAAACGCGCGAGGGAGATGGGCCGGGGCCCGCCAGCGGTAGCAAGCACGGGTGGGGGGACACCGGCACGGGTCCACAGGAAGTCCAGGGAGGTCCGAGGACTGGTCTACTCAACCGAGGGAATCATGAAAGGCACGGCACTCACAGCGTTTTTACCCAACTTGACGGGGTTTACATCCCCCCGGGGGCTCCGCAGTTCACGTGTTCAACAGGTTGCGTCCCGCGCGTCGTCATGCATCGGCGAACGAGAGGGCGCCGGGCGGCAGTCGGACCGCCGAACTCCCTCGTCCGCGCGGTGCCCGCCGCCCCGTGTCAGCTGGAACCGCAGCCGCCGCCACCGCACGAGGAGGACGATCCTCCGCACGACGAGGAGGAGCCGCAGCCGCCCCCCGAGGAGCCGCCGTCCCCCCACCAGCTGGTGCCGCCGCCCCGGCCGCTCCGGCGGCGGCGGGACGTGCTCCGGCCCGTGGACGAGCGGACCAGCTTGGCAAGGAAGTACGCCGCGACGAAGAGCAGGATCACAACGAAGACGAACCCCATGTCCGCCACCTCTCTCACACCCCGGTCTTCCCGGGGGAGCGGGCTCCCCACGTCCCGCGTGAAGGGGGAATGCCCCAGGTCGGCACGGCTCAAAGCACACTTGAGGAAGTCCAGAGGTTGCCCCCAGGATGACGACCATGAGCACCTCTGTGAGCAGCGACCGCCCCTTCCTGAACCGCAGCCTGGCGGCCTTCGGCACGACGATCTTCGCGGAGATGTCGGCGCTGGCCACCCGCACCGGCTCGATCAACCTCGGCCAGGGTTTCCCCGACACCGACGGCCCGGCGCAGATCGCCGAGGCGGCCTCCCGCGCGGTCCTCACGGGACTCGGCAACCAGTACCCGCCGGGCCCGGGCGTCCCCGAGCTGCGCACCGCGATCGCCGCGCACCAGCAGCGCTTCTACGGCCTCGGCTACGACCCCGACACCGAGGTCCTCGTCACGGCGGGCGCCACCGAGGCCATCGCGGCCGCCCTCCTCGCCCTCCTGGAGCCGGGCGACGAGGTCATCGCCCTGGAGCCGTACTACGACTCGTACGCGGCCTGCATCGCGATGGCCGGCGCGGTACGCGTCCCCGTCACCCTGCGCCCGCACGCCGGAGCCTTCGCCCTCGACCTGGACGAACTGCGCGCCGCCGTCACCCCGCGCACCCGCCTGCTCCTGCTGAACACCCCGCACAACCCGACGGGCACCGTCCTGACCCCGGCCGAGCTCACGGCGATCGCCGAGCTGGCGGTCGAGCGCGACCTGCTGGTCGTCACGGACGAGGTGTACGAGCACCTGGTCTTCGAGGGCGCCCACACCCCGCTGGCGGGCCTCCCGGGCATGCGCGAGCGCACGGTCACCATCAGCAGCGCCGGCAAGACGTTCTCGTTCACGGGCTGGAAGGTCGGCTGGGTCACCGCGTCGCGCGAGCTGGTCGCGGCGGTCCGCTCGGCGAAGCAGTTCCTCACCTACGTCTCCTCGGGCCCGTTCCAGTACGCGATCGCCGAGGCCCTCGCCCTGCCCGACAGCTACTACGACACCTTCCGCGCCGACCTGGCCGCCAAGCGCGACATCCTCGCCGACGGCCTCGCGGCGGCCGGCTTCGAGGTCTTCCGCCCGCAGGGCACGTACTTCATCACGACCGACATCACCCCCCTCGGCGAGAAGGACGGCCTCGCCTTCTGCCGCGCCCTGCCCGAACGCTGCGGCGTGGTCGCCATCCCCAACCAGGTCTTCTACGACGACAAGGCCGCGGGCCGGACCCAGGTCCGCTGGGCCTTCTGCAAGCGGACGGTTGTGTTGGAAGAGGCGGTTGAGCGCCTCGGCCGGCTGGCTCACTGAGCGCGAGGCAGATGTACGTGCAGGCACAGGGCCCGGCCTTTCAGCCGGAGCCCGTGCTGTACGGGAACTACGAGTTACTCGGTGTCCTTGGGGTGCCGCGTGGACGCGTAGACCAGGATGACGGTCAACGTCTCGGGGCTGACCAGGTAGCGCACGCGGCCGCCACTCGTAACCTCGAACTCCCATTGCTCCAGCGCCGAGCCCTTCCACTCCTTGGTGGCGAGCCTCCCGCGTAGCTGATGCTGACGGTTCCAGTTATCCCGCGACAGCGGGTCGGTGCGCAACGCCTCCAGGCATCTGTGGGCGCTGGGCAGCGCTACGCGACACAGCTCCTCCCAACCCGTCACCGCCTCCGTGGCCCCGAAGACCACGTTCCAGCCGCTCAGGGGTGGAACGCTGACACGATCGCCCTTCTTGGGGCTCACCCGCCCACCTCGACCGGCCCCAGGTCATCCCCGTCGAGCGGTCGCAAAGCTTCCTTGAGCTGCTCCGGATCAGCGTTGATACGAGCCGTCGCCCTCCAGGACACCAGCGCACGGTGCACGGCCTCCCGGGCACCCAGCTCTGCCGCATCCGAAAGCGCTTCCAGGAGCTCCACGGTGAACGCGCGCATCTCTTCGTCGTCCAGGTGCCGCACCCAAGGGAAGACTTCGGGCAGAGCCAGCAGGAGCGACCGAGCACCGTCATCGTGCTTCATGAGCGCGAGGAAGAGCCGGGACGCCGTCGTGAGGTTCTCCTCGGTGCGCTCCGCGTGCACGGCCGTCGTCAACACCATGTCGGGTGCGTCCCGATGCGTGACGCGCAGAGAACCGAGGGCGGCCGCCCGGGCGGCTACGGCCTTCGGGTTTCTCGACAGGTCCGTGAACGAAACCGACTCGGGCTCGGCTCCCAGGTAAGCAAGGCTCATACTCAGACTGTACTCAGATTGTGGTCTGATTTCCAGCGCTGAGTGAACGCTCGGAGGACGCTCAAACCAGCCTTATGGGGCATGCCGACGGGGCACCCTCACGCCATGTCGACCGTCACCTCACCACCAACCGCAGAGACGGACGTCTCCCCTGTTCTGAGCAAGAAGGACGCCCTCCCCGAAGTGCATGGTTCGTGCCGATGAGGCCTGGGCGTCCGACACCGCCCGCAGGTGCTCACGCCTTGCCCTTCTGCAAGCGCGAGGACGTCCTGCGCGAGGCGGTCGAACGGCTGCGCGGGCTCTGAGGGCCGCCGGGCGGTCCGCTCCGGACGGGCCGTTCCGACACCGGACATCCGGCGTCCTTGCGGGGTTGTGGGGGTGGTGTGAAGCTGTGCGTCGTGCAAGTGCCCGAAGCCCTCACCACCGGGTGAGCGGACCCACCCGCGAGCTG is a window encoding:
- a CDS encoding DUF2617 family protein, encoding MLTTLQTSYTDTRAADLAWALGRDRLPALAVLNLELSGAKVELRLLGASHQVLLEEGEVSCSETVACMPGSSTPLPLGVAKRAGDWEYEFAARVETLSRGSFAGRAQELLALVADHPNGLAGTFPGSPHAFTAMLAQRHEGQVRWRTWHAYPQEGQLVATRTRVGVRIGAPAEAALESPALL
- a CDS encoding pyridoxal phosphate-dependent aminotransferase, whose product is MSTSVSSDRPFLNRSLAAFGTTIFAEMSALATRTGSINLGQGFPDTDGPAQIAEAASRAVLTGLGNQYPPGPGVPELRTAIAAHQQRFYGLGYDPDTEVLVTAGATEAIAAALLALLEPGDEVIALEPYYDSYAACIAMAGAVRVPVTLRPHAGAFALDLDELRAAVTPRTRLLLLNTPHNPTGTVLTPAELTAIAELAVERDLLVVTDEVYEHLVFEGAHTPLAGLPGMRERTVTISSAGKTFSFTGWKVGWVTASRELVAAVRSAKQFLTYVSSGPFQYAIAEALALPDSYYDTFRADLAAKRDILADGLAAAGFEVFRPQGTYFITTDITPLGEKDGLAFCRALPERCGVVAIPNQVFYDDKAAGRTQVRWAFCKRTVVLEEAVERLGRLAH
- a CDS encoding prevent-host-death family protein, producing the protein MSLAYLGAEPESVSFTDLSRNPKAVAARAAALGSLRVTHRDAPDMVLTTAVHAERTEENLTTASRLFLALMKHDDGARSLLLALPEVFPWVRHLDDEEMRAFTVELLEALSDAAELGAREAVHRALVSWRATARINADPEQLKEALRPLDGDDLGPVEVGG